A genomic window from Microbacterium sp. H1-D42 includes:
- a CDS encoding energy-coupling factor transporter transmembrane protein EcfT, which translates to MISLYRPGTGILHRMPAGAKLLGLAIVALLVSLLPLGLIGTAVLLAVVSALYPLCGLGWRALALAWWRLRWLVLVLGGALWLFVSAEDAVQNTGRVVALILLAELITRTTRMGDLLDVLQRVLRPLRFIGVEPATAALAISLTIAMIPVLVGFAQQVRDAQRARGVRLGPRVALPLLVLTMKHADDVGDALAARGLAR; encoded by the coding sequence ATGATCTCGCTGTACCGACCGGGCACCGGCATCCTGCATCGGATGCCGGCGGGCGCGAAGCTGCTGGGGCTGGCCATCGTGGCTCTGCTCGTCTCGCTGCTTCCGCTCGGCCTGATCGGCACCGCCGTGCTGCTTGCCGTCGTCTCGGCGCTGTATCCGCTGTGCGGGCTCGGCTGGCGGGCGCTGGCGCTGGCCTGGTGGCGACTGCGCTGGCTGGTGCTCGTGCTGGGTGGGGCGCTGTGGCTGTTCGTCAGCGCCGAGGATGCGGTGCAGAACACCGGACGGGTGGTGGCGCTGATCCTGCTGGCCGAGCTGATCACGCGCACCACTCGAATGGGTGACCTGCTCGATGTGCTGCAGCGGGTGCTGCGCCCCCTGCGGTTCATCGGCGTGGAGCCTGCGACGGCGGCGCTGGCGATCTCACTGACGATCGCGATGATCCCAGTACTGGTCGGATTCGCGCAGCAGGTGCGCGACGCCCAGCGCGCCCGCGGCGTGCGGCTGGGACCGCGAGTCGCCTTGCCGCTGCTGGTGCTGACGATGAAACATGCGGACGACGTCGGCGATGCTCTTGCGGCGCGTGGGCTCGCCCGCTGA
- a CDS encoding ABC transporter ATP-binding protein encodes MTEPQIVLDGVEYTVDGARILHDVSLRITARRTAVIGANGSGKSTFARMLNALRLPTAGSMRVLGLDPRSDAAKLRSRVGFVFTNPEAQILMPTPAEDLALSLGAVPKQDRAARIEQLLDQYGLQGRGDQPASDLSGGQRQLLAIAAVLATEPDLVVADEPTTLLDLHNSRRIGDLLLGLDAPVVLVTHDLELAARCDEVVLFAGGTVHAVGDPAEVIERYRRMPA; translated from the coding sequence GTGACCGAGCCTCAGATCGTGCTCGATGGCGTGGAATACACCGTCGACGGTGCGCGAATCCTGCACGACGTGTCGCTGCGCATCACCGCTCGACGCACCGCGGTGATCGGTGCCAACGGCTCAGGCAAGTCGACCTTCGCGCGAATGCTGAACGCGCTGCGCCTGCCGACGGCCGGGTCGATGCGGGTGCTCGGCCTTGATCCGAGGTCGGATGCTGCGAAGCTGCGCTCCAGGGTGGGATTCGTCTTCACCAACCCCGAGGCGCAGATCCTCATGCCGACGCCGGCCGAGGACCTCGCCCTTTCGCTGGGCGCGGTGCCGAAGCAGGACCGGGCGGCCCGGATCGAGCAGCTGCTCGACCAGTACGGCCTGCAGGGGCGTGGCGATCAGCCGGCATCCGATCTGTCCGGCGGGCAGCGGCAGCTGCTCGCAATCGCCGCCGTGCTCGCGACTGAGCCGGACCTCGTCGTGGCTGATGAGCCGACCACGCTGCTCGACCTGCACAACTCCCGCAGGATCGGCGATCTGCTGCTTGGGCTCGACGCGCCGGTCGTCCTCGTGACACACGACCTCGAGCTCGCCGCCCGGTGCGATGAGGTCGTGCTGTTCGCGGGCGGCACGGTGCACGCGGTCGGCGATCCCGCCGAGGTCATCGAACGCTACCGGCGGATGCCGGCATGA
- a CDS encoding TetR family transcriptional regulator: protein MAPSRHDRHSVIDCALRLLDDVGLPDLSMRRIATELEVQPSALYWHFPNKQVLLAGVADRILAAVPEPDSSADPMRVAHAVLDALLTYRDGAEVVMSTYALRLGTPRAQRALSAALGALPDHDVRADAAFEFILGHATLLQQRMHAQSIGAVESDADDPTVHSDAVFDAGISALAGIGATR, encoded by the coding sequence ATGGCTCCTTCACGTCACGATCGTCACAGTGTGATCGACTGCGCATTGCGACTGCTCGATGACGTCGGCCTTCCCGACCTGTCCATGCGCAGGATCGCGACCGAGCTCGAGGTGCAGCCAAGCGCGCTGTATTGGCATTTTCCCAACAAGCAGGTCCTGTTGGCGGGCGTCGCCGATCGCATCCTGGCCGCGGTTCCAGAGCCGGACTCCTCCGCCGATCCGATGCGCGTGGCGCATGCAGTGCTCGACGCCCTGCTGACCTATCGCGACGGTGCGGAGGTGGTCATGAGCACCTACGCGCTGCGTCTGGGCACGCCGCGCGCCCAGCGGGCGCTCTCGGCCGCGCTGGGTGCACTGCCCGATCACGACGTGCGTGCGGACGCCGCGTTCGAGTTCATCCTCGGGCACGCGACGCTGCTGCAGCAGCGCATGCATGCGCAGAGCATCGGCGCGGTGGAATCGGATGCTGATGATCCGACGGTCCACTCGGATGCGGTGTTCGACGCTGGAATCAGCGCTCTCGCCGGGATCGGTGCAACGCGGTAG
- a CDS encoding biotin transporter BioY: MADSRRPLSADLARIALFAALIVVLGTVLVPLPSGVPITGQTLGVMLAGLVLGARRAPLAILIVLALAAIGLPVLAGGRGGLGVFVGPTAGYMLGWVVGSIVIGAIAHSGRFTWWRAGLATIVGGILVVYLFGIPVQAWVTGVPLDLTALSSLAFLPGDLIKAAIATVLAVALRRAYPRAFPEAVTRSATPAASIAQ, from the coding sequence ATGGCTGACTCACGTCGCCCGCTCAGCGCAGACCTCGCCCGCATCGCCCTCTTCGCGGCGCTCATCGTCGTGCTCGGCACAGTGCTGGTGCCGCTGCCCAGCGGCGTTCCGATCACCGGGCAGACGCTCGGCGTCATGCTCGCAGGCCTCGTGCTGGGGGCGCGCCGCGCGCCGCTGGCGATCCTTATCGTGCTCGCTCTCGCGGCCATCGGCCTTCCGGTGCTCGCCGGCGGCCGAGGCGGACTCGGCGTCTTTGTGGGCCCGACTGCCGGATACATGCTGGGCTGGGTCGTCGGATCGATCGTGATCGGCGCCATCGCACACAGCGGGCGGTTCACCTGGTGGCGGGCAGGGCTCGCCACGATCGTCGGCGGCATCCTCGTGGTCTACCTCTTCGGCATCCCGGTGCAGGCATGGGTGACGGGAGTTCCGCTGGATCTCACGGCGCTCTCCAGCCTCGCGTTCCTGCCGGGCGATCTGATCAAGGCCGCCATCGCCACGGTGCTCGCCGTGGCGCTGCGCCGTGCCTACCCGCGGGCCTTCCCCGAGGCCGTGACCCGCTCCGCGACCCCGGCGGCCTCGATCGCGCAGTGA